A single genomic interval of Flavihumibacter rivuli harbors:
- a CDS encoding polysaccharide deacetylase family protein, protein MRAFIKRIIKETIGLALISLHYLKGNRKDNILSITLHNPSVQLMAKVVKWLRRRGYRIISLAEFDALLQKGKTEERIALVTLDDGWKSNLDLLPLLEDEQVPLAIFVPTEPVVSGNYWWEYAGRKGQEAITGIEGVQAFKKIPNTIFKEKISLLKQQYELNRSCVDLQQLGMLARNKWITIGSHTVNHPLLDQCIETEQEFELKESKRQLEEWLGRPVTYIAYPNGNLDNATIKLAGQCGYRLGFTTYAGKVELDKVNRLLIPRYTLNEQSGDMENLAKMLGLWQRYFKEKDQKIKVTDPRAQLNSFF, encoded by the coding sequence ATGAGAGCTTTCATCAAGCGCATAATCAAAGAGACCATTGGCCTGGCATTGATCAGCCTCCATTACCTTAAGGGTAACCGTAAGGATAATATATTATCCATTACCCTGCACAACCCATCGGTACAGCTGATGGCCAAGGTGGTCAAATGGCTTCGCCGGAGGGGATACAGGATCATATCCCTGGCTGAATTTGATGCGCTGCTCCAAAAGGGAAAGACAGAAGAAAGGATAGCGTTGGTCACCCTGGATGATGGTTGGAAATCAAACCTTGACTTGTTGCCCTTGCTTGAAGATGAACAGGTTCCCCTGGCCATTTTTGTGCCGACCGAACCCGTCGTTTCAGGGAATTATTGGTGGGAATATGCAGGGAGAAAAGGACAGGAGGCCATTACAGGTATTGAAGGCGTTCAGGCATTCAAGAAGATACCAAATACGATCTTCAAGGAAAAGATCAGCCTGCTTAAGCAGCAATATGAACTTAACAGGTCTTGCGTGGACCTGCAGCAATTGGGTATGTTGGCCAGGAATAAATGGATCACCATTGGGTCGCATACTGTTAACCATCCCTTGCTTGACCAGTGTATTGAAACAGAGCAGGAGTTCGAACTGAAGGAATCGAAGCGCCAGTTGGAGGAATGGCTGGGGAGGCCGGTAACGTATATAGCCTACCCCAATGGAAACCTCGACAATGCTACTATCAAGCTTGCAGGACAGTGTGGTTATCGATTGGGATTCACCACCTATGCAGGCAAGGTTGAGCTGGACAAGGTAAACAGGCTATTGATACCCCGTTATACCCTCAATGAGCAATCCGGGGATATGGAGAACCTGGCCAAAATGCTGGGCTTGTGGCAACGGTATTTCAAGGAAAAGGACCAGAAGATAAAGGTTACTGATCCGAGGGCTCAACTGAATTCTTTCTTTTGA
- a CDS encoding peptidoglycan bridge formation glycyltransferase FemA/FemB family protein: protein MIKYRMNYSGIGVGVSWYIARQGFLDSFLPNVYYHVKNTGGKELKGVEDISHTLEIDLRQPVETLHGSFQKSYRQQIRQSEEEGITCYFSDDIPFFVDFFNQFAKVKNIHTVTVERMMEMKPFLKLSFAEYQGTVLAVHSYLVDEDTKIVRTFHSATRRLEDNIERNRVGKANKYLHYKDMIAFKEMGIETYDFGGIAKDTEQKDLKGINEFKMGFGGEVVPCRNVYSYGYYLMRKVSRMLGLTGKVE from the coding sequence ATGATCAAGTACAGAATGAATTATTCGGGAATAGGAGTAGGGGTTAGTTGGTACATAGCAAGGCAGGGTTTCCTGGACAGCTTCTTACCCAATGTTTATTATCATGTCAAGAATACAGGGGGAAAGGAATTAAAGGGGGTGGAAGATATTTCCCATACACTTGAGATAGACCTGAGGCAGCCGGTTGAAACCCTCCATGGCAGCTTCCAGAAATCCTACCGCCAGCAGATCAGGCAATCGGAAGAGGAAGGCATCACCTGTTATTTCAGTGATGATATACCTTTTTTCGTAGATTTCTTTAACCAGTTTGCGAAGGTTAAGAATATCCATACGGTAACGGTTGAACGAATGATGGAAATGAAGCCATTCCTTAAGCTGAGTTTTGCGGAATACCAGGGTACGGTATTGGCGGTACATAGTTACCTGGTAGATGAGGATACCAAGATTGTAAGGACATTCCATTCCGCTACCAGGCGCCTGGAGGATAATATAGAACGTAACAGGGTGGGCAAGGCCAATAAATACCTTCACTATAAGGATATGATTGCCTTTAAGGAAATGGGTATTGAGACCTATGATTTTGGGGGTATAGCAAAGGATACAGAACAGAAGGACCTGAAAGGCATCAATGAATTCAAGATGGGATTTGGGGGGGAAGTGGTGCCCTGCAGGAATGTATATAGTTATGGCTATTACCTGATGCGGAAAGTGTCCAGGATGCTTGGCCTGACCGGCAAGGTTGAATGA
- a CDS encoding glycosyltransferase family 4 protein codes for MMRILMLVPDFPVDTNRIKGGVHSAVINLLRGFAGKDIQVRLLTLNNEVAKDTVVRLNEQVDIKYCNYGSIPSKALSYLVRGSGILKRNIEEYNPDIVHYQIGGFFLFTTLGGYLGRKSVLTVHGIPSHEARIQPTLKGKLTYYLYAWVNDRLAPFHTICISKYSKALMGQDRMDQFPIIYNAVNEKFFAIPPRQEHANRLLYVGVINDRKNILLLLEALADLTGQGKVFQLDVIGGFAKNDPYELKVKKFIADNNLERVVKLHGWKPQDELPGFLADADIFILPSKQETLPVAIEEAMAASRCVIASAVGGVPEMVEDGVSGFLFESGSKDALVSVLEKVYNNDALLDRVGKAAHEQAIAKYAPTTVAEQTIGYYKQVLSSR; via the coding sequence ATGATGAGGATCCTGATGCTTGTGCCCGATTTCCCAGTTGATACCAACCGCATTAAAGGTGGTGTGCATTCAGCTGTCATTAATTTATTAAGGGGGTTTGCAGGAAAGGATATCCAGGTAAGGCTGTTGACATTGAATAATGAAGTGGCGAAGGATACGGTTGTGCGACTAAACGAACAGGTTGATATCAAGTATTGCAATTATGGTTCAATTCCATCAAAGGCACTGAGCTACCTTGTAAGAGGCAGCGGCATCCTGAAACGGAATATAGAAGAGTATAATCCGGATATTGTGCATTACCAGATAGGCGGGTTCTTCCTTTTCACTACACTGGGAGGGTATCTGGGCAGGAAATCTGTACTTACCGTACATGGGATTCCCAGTCATGAGGCCAGGATCCAACCTACCCTGAAGGGAAAGTTGACCTATTACCTCTATGCCTGGGTGAATGACAGGCTGGCCCCCTTTCATACCATTTGCATTTCAAAGTATTCCAAAGCCCTGATGGGGCAGGACAGGATGGACCAGTTTCCCATTATTTACAATGCGGTGAATGAAAAATTCTTTGCGATACCTCCCCGACAGGAACATGCGAACAGGTTACTATACGTTGGGGTCATCAATGACCGGAAGAATATTCTCCTTTTATTAGAAGCCCTGGCTGACCTTACCGGTCAAGGCAAGGTTTTCCAACTTGATGTGATTGGTGGTTTTGCAAAGAATGATCCATATGAATTGAAGGTCAAGAAATTCATTGCCGACAATAACCTGGAAAGGGTAGTGAAGCTGCATGGCTGGAAACCCCAGGATGAATTACCAGGGTTCCTTGCCGATGCTGATATTTTTATCCTCCCCTCGAAGCAGGAGACCTTACCCGTTGCCATAGAAGAGGCGATGGCGGCCTCAAGGTGCGTGATCGCATCAGCAGTGGGTGGAGTGCCGGAAATGGTGGAGGATGGTGTAAGTGGATTTTTATTTGAATCAGGCAGTAAGGATGCGCTTGTATCTGTACTGGAAAAAGTGTATAATAATGATGCATTGCTAGATAGGGTGGGCAAGGCTGCACATGAACAAGCAATCGCGAAGTATGCACCAACAACTGTAGCGGAACAGACCATCGGTTATTATAAGCAGGTACTTTCATCAAGGTAA
- a CDS encoding MBOAT family O-acyltransferase, which produces MLFNSIEFVIFFIIVTSAYFLLEHKYRWFLLLMASCYFYMAFVPIYILILGFTIVIDYYAGILIENASGARRKWWLVMSLVANIGVLAVFKYYNFLNDNLGFLLGQLGKENPVPYLTILLPIGLSFHTFQAMSYTIEVYRGHHKAERNFGIYALYVMFYPQLVAGPIERPQNILWQFYVKHEFEINRVVSGLKLMLWGFFKKLVVADRLAIYVNSAYNFPENHSGLTLIIATVFFAFQIYCDFSGYSDIAIGSARVMGFDLMKNFNRPYFASSISEFWKRWHISLSTWFRDYLYISLGGNRVALPRVYFNLFFTFLISGLWHGANWTYVIWGGLNGIYLVAALVRDRVLDKLNLKSAVKLPAFIMKPINIGFTFVLICFSWVFFRARNLSEAVTIIKKMFTLEGPVYTSNPTMFFCLLSILMLLLVETKQEYFSKAFSLMENRNPVIRYSTYLAIILLILLMGVFDGSQFIYFQF; this is translated from the coding sequence ATGCTTTTCAATTCAATAGAATTTGTCATATTCTTCATAATAGTGACTTCGGCTTATTTCCTGTTGGAACATAAGTACCGTTGGTTCCTATTATTGATGGCCAGTTGCTATTTCTACATGGCATTTGTGCCCATTTATATCCTGATCCTGGGCTTTACTATTGTCATAGACTATTACGCCGGTATCCTGATCGAAAATGCAAGTGGGGCAAGGCGAAAATGGTGGCTGGTGATGAGCCTGGTAGCCAATATTGGCGTATTGGCGGTATTCAAGTACTATAACTTCCTGAATGATAACCTTGGCTTTTTATTAGGCCAGTTAGGAAAGGAAAACCCTGTTCCCTACCTGACCATCCTCCTGCCTATCGGTTTGTCCTTCCATACCTTCCAGGCAATGAGCTATACCATTGAGGTATACCGTGGCCACCATAAAGCCGAGCGGAATTTTGGCATTTATGCCTTATACGTGATGTTCTACCCGCAGTTGGTAGCGGGCCCGATCGAAAGGCCCCAAAACATCCTTTGGCAGTTCTATGTAAAACATGAGTTCGAGATCAACAGGGTGGTGAGTGGCCTGAAGCTTATGTTATGGGGCTTCTTCAAGAAATTGGTAGTGGCGGACAGGTTGGCCATCTATGTCAATTCGGCCTATAACTTTCCCGAAAACCATAGTGGGTTAACCCTGATTATCGCTACTGTTTTCTTTGCCTTCCAGATCTATTGCGACTTTTCGGGCTATTCAGATATTGCCATAGGTTCCGCAAGGGTCATGGGATTTGATCTCATGAAGAATTTTAACCGGCCATATTTTGCGTCAAGTATTTCGGAGTTCTGGAAGCGCTGGCATATTTCATTGTCCACCTGGTTCAGGGATTACCTCTATATCTCATTAGGAGGTAACAGGGTGGCCCTCCCCAGGGTATATTTCAACCTCTTCTTTACCTTCCTGATCAGTGGCTTATGGCATGGTGCGAATTGGACCTATGTCATTTGGGGAGGCTTGAATGGTATATACCTGGTAGCAGCCCTCGTACGTGACCGGGTATTGGATAAGCTGAACCTTAAGTCTGCGGTTAAGCTCCCAGCCTTCATTATGAAGCCTATCAATATCGGGTTCACCTTTGTGCTCATTTGTTTTTCATGGGTGTTCTTCCGTGCCAGGAACCTTTCAGAAGCAGTCACCATTATCAAGAAGATGTTCACCCTGGAAGGACCGGTCTATACATCAAATCCCACCATGTTTTTCTGTTTGCTAAGCATCCTAATGTTGTTATTGGTGGAAACCAAGCAGGAATATTTCAGCAAGGCCTTCTCCCTGATGGAAAACAGGAATCCTGTGATCAGGTATTCAACCTACCTGGCGATCATTTTGCTGATCCTGTTGATGGGCGTATTTGATGGCAGTCAATTCATTTATTTCCAGTTCTAA
- a CDS encoding glycosyltransferase, whose amino-acid sequence MQKKLFYVGYSGFPYGLAQVERQKLIAKGMDREKCAVTVLCRDAIHDPSVHQLEAVGEFEGIPYRYCSGTPYRSNGFLKRNLTKIKALFNEAVFIVRSARRKQVDALLVTTNKVSNVFFYSLLGKLTGLPVVIDTVEFNSSIKINRKWWIRKDESLYDKYSVKLADKVIVISDFLYDWVRKVSPEKPLMKIPAIVDFGQFAIPRHDVSPYFLFCGSTNYFEVIQFVLDAFDRMDIDGADLCLVCSGNPKALEHLREVIGKSRKKDQIRLYSGLPYRDLVQLYKDSYALLIPLRNSFQDKARFPHKIGEYCAAGRAIISTNYGEVARYFKDRENAILADDFDVLGFAGCLEYAISHQEEVERIGAASHELGMQTFDHKVLAEQVRQFIFS is encoded by the coding sequence ATGCAGAAGAAATTATTCTATGTTGGTTATAGTGGCTTCCCTTATGGACTGGCACAGGTGGAAAGGCAAAAGCTGATCGCCAAGGGGATGGATAGGGAGAAATGTGCAGTGACTGTACTTTGCCGGGATGCCATCCATGATCCATCTGTGCATCAGTTGGAAGCGGTGGGTGAATTTGAGGGAATACCCTACAGGTATTGTTCCGGCACCCCCTACAGGAGCAATGGTTTCCTGAAAAGGAACCTTACCAAAATAAAGGCCCTCTTCAATGAGGCGGTTTTTATTGTCAGGTCAGCCCGGAGAAAGCAGGTTGATGCCTTGTTGGTGACTACAAATAAGGTCTCCAATGTGTTTTTTTATTCCCTTCTTGGAAAGTTGACAGGGCTGCCTGTAGTCATCGACACAGTTGAGTTCAATTCCTCCATCAAGATCAACCGTAAATGGTGGATACGGAAGGATGAATCCTTATATGATAAGTATTCGGTCAAGCTGGCGGATAAGGTCATCGTGATCAGCGATTTCCTGTACGACTGGGTAAGGAAGGTGTCACCTGAAAAGCCCTTGATGAAGATTCCCGCCATTGTTGATTTTGGGCAGTTCGCTATTCCAAGGCATGATGTTTCCCCTTATTTCCTTTTTTGTGGCAGCACCAATTATTTTGAAGTGATCCAATTTGTATTGGATGCTTTTGATCGGATGGATATTGATGGGGCAGACCTCTGCCTTGTTTGCAGCGGGAATCCCAAGGCTTTGGAGCATCTTCGGGAGGTGATCGGCAAGTCGAGGAAAAAGGACCAGATCAGGCTCTATTCCGGCCTGCCCTACCGGGACCTGGTGCAGTTGTACAAGGACAGTTACGCATTATTGATCCCCTTAAGGAATAGCTTCCAGGACAAGGCGCGGTTCCCACATAAGATAGGCGAATATTGTGCTGCTGGAAGGGCGATCATTTCAACTAATTACGGAGAGGTGGCAAGGTATTTCAAGGATAGGGAGAATGCGATCCTGGCCGATGATTTTGATGTGTTAGGGTTTGCTGGTTGCCTGGAGTATGCCATCAGCCATCAGGAAGAGGTAGAGCGTATTGGGGCCGCTTCTCATGAACTGGGAATGCAGACATTTGACCATAAGGTGCTGGCTGAACAGGTGAGGCAGTTCATTTTCTCCTGA